In the Purpureocillium takamizusanense chromosome 5, complete sequence genome, one interval contains:
- the QCR2 gene encoding ubiquinol-cytochrome c reductase core subunit 1 (EggNog:ENOG503NXHG~MEROPS:MER0003544~TransMembrane:1 (o534-554i)~COG:C), with translation MPLSSTMISRTSLARTAQQVVRRSCSVQPLQRRGFAAAASTGSFDTADVSGLKVASRDGHGPTTELAIVAKAGTRYQPLPGLTVGLEEFAFKNTQRRSALRITRESELLGGQLSASHSREALVLKASFLREDLPYFAELLAEVVSMTKYTSEPRRRIAIGVPKLKTVAAHEFHEDVERVLHLKQAALNANVPALALDNAHAVAFHTGLGAPVYPSQSTPQKYLNEEYIASYADVVYSKPNIAVVADGASPDALSKWVSQFFKDVPASSQSGQSLKVEASKYYGGEQRTNHAGGNSMVIAFPGSDSNGSKPEIAVLAALLGGKPTIKWTPGFSLLSKATAGSAGLSVSSASLAYSDAGLLAVQLTGPAAAVRKAAEDTAKALKSVADGSVSKEDVAKAVANAKFDALEKAQFRGPSILQAGSGLVHSGKASDLAALASGIDSVTADKLKTTAKALLDGKATVSTVGDLFVLPYAEEIGLRV, from the exons ATGCCCCTATCCTCGACCATGATCTCGAGAACCTCCCTCGCGAGAACCGCGCAGCAGGTCGTCCGGCGCTCCTGCAGCGTGCAGccgctccagcgccgcggctttgccgccgccgcctcgaccggcTCCTTCGACACGGCGGACGTCTCTGGCCTCAAGGTTGCTTCGCgggacggccatggcccgaCGACCGAGCTGGCTATCGTGGCAAAGGCCGGCACTCGTTACCAACCGCTGCCCGGCCTGACCGTCGGCCTTGAAGAGTTTGCCTTCAAG AACACGCAAAGGCGATCTGCCCTGCGCATCACGCGCGAATCCGAGCTTCTGGGTGGTCAATTGTCTGCCTCGCACTCCCGAGAGGCTCTTGTCCTCAAAGCCAGCTTCCTCCGCGAGGACCTGCCGTACTTTGCCGAACTCTTGGCTGAGGTTGTTTCCATGACCAAGTACACCAGTGAGCCGCgtcgccgcatcgccatTGGGGTACCAAAGCTAAAGACAGTTGCAGCGCACGAGTTTCACGAGGATGTTGAGCGTGTTCTGCACTTGAAACAAGCCGCTCTCAACGCCAATGTGcccgctctcgccctcgacaatGCCCACGCTGTCGCCTTCCAcaccggcctcggcgcccccgTATACCCTTCGCAGTCGACCCCCCAGAAGTACCTGAATGAGGAGTACATTGCTAGCTACGCCGACGTTGTATACTCCAAGCCCAAtatcgctgtcgtcgccgacggtgccTCGCCTGATGCCTTGTCCAAGTGGGTCAGCCAGTTCTTCAAGGACGTCCCGGCCAGCTCTCAGAGCGGCCAGTCGCTCAAGGTTGAGGCGTCCAAGTActacggcggcgagcagagGACGAACCACGCTGGTGGCAACTCTATGGTCATCGCCTTCCCCGGCTCCGACAGCAACGGCTCGAAGCCCGAGattgccgtcctcgccgccttgttGGGTGGCAAGCCCACGATCAAGTGGACCCCCGGCTTCAGCCTGCTCTCCAAGGCCACTGCCGGCTCGGCTGGCCTTTCGGTCTCTTCCGCCAGCCTCGCCTACtccgacgccggcctgctggctgTTCAGTTGActggccccgccgccgctgttcgcaaggctgccgaggacACTGCGAAGGCGCTGAAGAGCGTTGCGGATGGCTCGGTGAGCAAGGAGGACGTCGCCAAGGCTGTTGCCAACGCCAAGTTCGACGCCCTTGAGAAGGCCCAGTTCCGTGGGCCGAGCATTCTCCAGGCCGGATCTGGCCTCGTGCACAGCGGCAAGGCATCTGAcctggctgccctggccagCGGCATCGACTCTGTCACCGCCGACAAGCTGAAGACT ACCGCTAAGGCCCTTCTGGATGGCAAGGCCACCGTGTCGACGGTGGGCGACCTGTTCGTGCTGCCGTACGCCGAGGAGATTGGTCTGCGGGTATAG
- the PBP1 gene encoding poly(A)-binding protein binding protein (BUSCO:EOG09262HQM~EggNog:ENOG503NVG9~COG:A): MPLPKKEGASGGGAAKVDGRNQNGNRQGFRTDTAISNSRFGNERTLQPWVPDSTDGVDGGLEASSSTGHWDQFAENERLFGLKTDYDENIYTTAINKNHPQYKERIAAAERKVREIERSAPVTAHVAEERIMDFVGGGAGGDNEEDKYSGVRRQEFPPLSAGGRENRYTPPAKRAPTGQTTVKGAPVDPAIISSQIKAQPKKQSPAPEQPREPTPAGKNGVSPTPEAQKTAQPKVSDDRSADAKPTSGARESKTPEAKSTEKAGDKGAASGPSSAAASTRNVPAQAKEGTPSATSTVERDVLNSFKSFATQQRLNAEKVRSSKARADKEVKLTELKKFASSFKLSTPVPSDLVSIIAKDPAKQKEIQAKAMKNAEEMKKTKSDVGSKDNKGQTAPKDAQPRSAEPATVTPSTDRPARAPGAPQAAGAAATNNRHAGPRQQYPQQSYHAQAYRNTRGGPPHVMPQQQTGNLAQRLRHMEQQRYSQPVPPNPHQVGPDVRAPPTGPANNTDAGFNRRLSGAPAHMGAKLNPNSHEFRPSPFAASFNPNSHPSAGSSPRTSVNHVSDSPASATAQAGQLIRRKTKAVDVGKCYILSHIKTLTPPQGRNWDDNGGLRPSYDTLPTWRQLQDDEKSDSTMHLTYKEYFERQPFSNAAMSTPNPPHVVPQLAHQHQLPFHLQHGAHNMGPRQSPHMPPMQMHTPQQGPVPHPPFGGDDHRMMHSNSAQSFASPRMGQLPVAYPAQVTYGQTMFMGPNTPQMGQYRNFSANPHYVPQQGQMGGPMMMQPQFIPGPQGMVAAPQMMYHGGHPQFMPPSGPPQPIPGANGYPSPGRPAAPVMMHQGSQQGQPMYGMSPNVQYNQPAYGPGQPTGPSQ; this comes from the exons ATGCCTCTTCCTAAGAAAGAGGGTGCGTCTGGTGGGGGTGCGGCCAAGGTCGATGGCCGCAACCAGAACG GAAACCGACAAGGTTTTCGCACCGACACCGCCATCTCCAACAGCCGTTTCGGAAACGAGCGGACACTGCAACCATGGGTCCCCGACTCTActgatggcgtcgacggtggtTTGGAGGCATCATCCAGCACTGGTCACTGGGATCAGTTTGCGGAGAACGAGAGGCTGTTCGGCCTGAAGACGGATTACGACGAGAACATCTACACCACTGCCATCAACAAGAACCATCCGCAGTATAAGGAGAGAATagcggcggccgagcgcaAGGTCAGAGAGATCGAGCGGAGTGCTCCTGTTACGGCCCAtgtggccgaggagcgcatCATGGATTTTGTTGGTGGAGGTGCAGGGGGCGACAATGAGGAAGACAA ATACAGTGGCGTTCGCCGACAAGAATTCCCCCCTCTGTCGGCTGGCGGTCGCGAGAACCGATACACGCCTCCGGCGAAGAGAGCTCCGACCGGCCAGACCACAGTTAAGGGTGCGCCTGTTGACCCAGCTATTATCTCGTCGCAGATCAAGGCCCAACCCAAGAAGCAGTCACCAGCACCAGAGCAGCCTCGTGAGCCGACTCCTGCTGGGAAGAATGGCGTCTCGCCTACCCCAGAGGCCCAAAAGACTGCACAGCCAAAGGTTTCCGATGACAGATCGGCGGACGCAAAGCCGACGTCTGGTGCTCGTGAGTCCAAGACGCCAGAGGCAAAGTCCACCGAAAAGGCGGGCGACAAAGGCGCCGCATCTGGTCCCTCATCTGCGGCGGCCTCCACTCGCAACGTGCCTGCGCAAGCCAAGGAGGGTACACCAAGCGCTACGTCTACTGTGGAGCGTGATGTTCTCAACTCTTTCAAGTCGTTTGCCACTCAGCAACGGCTCAATGCCGAAAAAGttcgcagcagcaaggcacGTGCGGACAAGGAGGTCAAGTTGACAGAGCTCAAGAAGTTCGCAAGTAGCTTTAAGCTCTCGACCCCTGTCCCTTCCGATCTTGTCTCAATCATCGCCAAAGATCCCGCGAAGCAGAAGGAGATACAGGCAAAGGCCATGAAGAACGCCGAGGAGATGAAGAAAACCAAGTCCGACGTGGGCAGTAAGGACAACAAGGGACAGACTGCGCCGAAGGACGCGCAGCCTAGATCTGCGGAACCCGCGACAGTCACTCCGTCCACCGACAGGCCTGCTCGCGCGCCTGGCGCCCCTCAGGCAGCCGGAGCGGCAGCCACGAATAACAGACATGCCGGACCTCGCCAGCAATACCCTCAGCAGTCTTACCACGCGCAGGCTTACAGGAACACCCGTGGCGGTCCGCCCCACGTTatgccgcagcagcaaacCGGCAATCTGGCTCAGCGACTGCGTCACATGGAACAGCAGAGATACTCCCAGCCCGTCCCGCCTAACCCCCACCAAGTCGGCCCCGATGTTCGCGCACCACCCACTGGCCCGGCGAACAACACCGATGCTGGCTTCAACCGCAGGCTTAGCGGAGCCCCGGCTCACATGGGAGCCAAGCTCAACCCCAACAGCCACGAATTCAGGCCCAGCCCGTTCGCGGCTTCCTTCAACCCAAACAGTCACCCAAGCGCCGGCTCGAGCCCACGAACAAGTGTGAACCATGTTTCCGACAGCCCTGCCTCTGCCACGGCCCAGGCGGGGCAACTGATCCGACGAAAGACGAAGGCTGTGGATGTCGGGAAATGCTACATCCTGTCCCACATCAAGACGTTGACCCCCCCTCAGGGACGCAACTgggacgacaacggcggcctCCGTCCGTCCTACGACACGCTACCCACCTGGCGACAGCTTCAGGACGACGAGAAATCGGACTCGACCATGCACCTTACGTACAAGGAATATTTCGAGCGCCAGCCATTCTCCAATGCGGCCATGAGCACGCCCAACCCGCCGCATGTTGTTCCTCAGCTGGCTCATCAGCACCAGCTTCCTTTTCATCTGCAGCACGGTGCTCACAACATGGGTCCTCGTCAATCGCCGCACATGCCCCCCATGCAGATGCACACTCCCCAGCAAGGCCCCGTGCCTCACCCTCccttcggcggcgatgatcACCGTATGATGCACTCCAACTCTGCCCAGTCCTTTGCTTCCCCACGCATGGGACAGCTGCCCGTCGCGTACCCGGCACAGGTCACGTACGGACAGACCATGTTTATGGGGCCGAACACACCTCAGATGGGACAGTACCGGAACTTTTCGGCCAACCCACACTACGTGCCTCAGCAGGGACAGATGGGCGGACCCATGATGATGCAGCCTCAGTTCATTCCTGGACCGCAGGGCATGGTGGCTGCTCCTCAGATGATGTATCACGGTGGACACCCGCAGTTCATGCCACCGTCGGGACCTCCCCAGCCGATCCCCGGCGCCAACGGCTATCCAAGTCCAGGGCGACCGGCGGCCCCGGTCATGATGCACCAGGGGTCACAGCAGGGTCAGCCAATGTACGGAATGAGCCCAAACGTACAGTATAACCAGCCAGCGTACGGACCGGGCCAGCCGACCGGACCGAGCCAGTAA
- the QCR2 gene encoding ubiquinol-cytochrome c reductase core subunit 1, variant 2 (EggNog:ENOG503NXHG~MEROPS:MER0003544~COG:C) — MPLSSTMISRTSLARTAQQVVRRSCSVQPLQRRGFAAAASTGSFDTADVSGLKVASRDGHGPTTELAIVAKAGTRYQPLPGLTVGLEEFAFKNTQRRSALRITRESELLGGQLSASHSREALVLKASFLREDLPYFAELLAEVVSMTKYTTHEFHEDVERVLHLKQAALNANVPALALDNAHAVAFHTGLGAPVYPSQSTPQKYLNEEYIASYADVVYSKPNIAVVADGASPDALSKWVSQFFKDVPASSQSGQSLKVEASKYYGGEQRTNHAGGNSMVIAFPGSDSNGSKPEIAVLAALLGGKPTIKWTPGFSLLSKATAGSAGLSVSSASLAYSDAGLLAVQLTGPAAAVRKAAEDTAKALKSVADGSVSKEDVAKAVANAKFDALEKAQFRGPSILQAGSGLVHSGKASDLAALASGIDSVTADKLKTVSVLFSLLYGRIPMFAPFSQRRPANLVCNRPLRPFWMARPPCRRWATCSCCRTPRRLVCGYRGMLAWTRKACTNSCRGGLDGVIGDLMPVNICSRNPLRSHGVSFPLSLVPYAAICWLIYRYLVPM, encoded by the exons ATGCCCCTATCCTCGACCATGATCTCGAGAACCTCCCTCGCGAGAACCGCGCAGCAGGTCGTCCGGCGCTCCTGCAGCGTGCAGccgctccagcgccgcggctttgccgccgccgcctcgaccggcTCCTTCGACACGGCGGACGTCTCTGGCCTCAAGGTTGCTTCGCgggacggccatggcccgaCGACCGAGCTGGCTATCGTGGCAAAGGCCGGCACTCGTTACCAACCGCTGCCCGGCCTGACCGTCGGCCTTGAAGAGTTTGCCTTCAAG AACACGCAAAGGCGATCTGCCCTGCGCATCACGCGCGAATCCGAGCTTCTGGGTGGTCAATTGTCTGCCTCGCACTCCCGAGAGGCTCTTGTCCTCAAAGCCAGCTTCCTCCGCGAGGACCTGCCGTACTTTGCCGAACTCTTGGCTGAGGTTGTTTCCATGACCAAGTACACCA CGCACGAGTTTCACGAGGATGTTGAGCGTGTTCTGCACTTGAAACAAGCCGCTCTCAACGCCAATGTGcccgctctcgccctcgacaatGCCCACGCTGTCGCCTTCCAcaccggcctcggcgcccccgTATACCCTTCGCAGTCGACCCCCCAGAAGTACCTGAATGAGGAGTACATTGCTAGCTACGCCGACGTTGTATACTCCAAGCCCAAtatcgctgtcgtcgccgacggtgccTCGCCTGATGCCTTGTCCAAGTGGGTCAGCCAGTTCTTCAAGGACGTCCCGGCCAGCTCTCAGAGCGGCCAGTCGCTCAAGGTTGAGGCGTCCAAGTActacggcggcgagcagagGACGAACCACGCTGGTGGCAACTCTATGGTCATCGCCTTCCCCGGCTCCGACAGCAACGGCTCGAAGCCCGAGattgccgtcctcgccgccttgttGGGTGGCAAGCCCACGATCAAGTGGACCCCCGGCTTCAGCCTGCTCTCCAAGGCCACTGCCGGCTCGGCTGGCCTTTCGGTCTCTTCCGCCAGCCTCGCCTACtccgacgccggcctgctggctgTTCAGTTGActggccccgccgccgctgttcgcaaggctgccgaggacACTGCGAAGGCGCTGAAGAGCGTTGCGGATGGCTCGGTGAGCAAGGAGGACGTCGCCAAGGCTGTTGCCAACGCCAAGTTCGACGCCCTTGAGAAGGCCCAGTTCCGTGGGCCGAGCATTCTCCAGGCCGGATCTGGCCTCGTGCACAGCGGCAAGGCATCTGAcctggctgccctggccagCGGCATCGACTCTGTCACCGCCGACAAGCTGAAGACTGTAAGTGTTCTTTTTTCTTTGCTTTACGGGCGGATCCCCATGTTTGCGCCATTTTCTCAGCGCAGGCCGGCTAACCTTGTGTGTAATAGACCGCTAAGGCCCTTCTGGATGGCAAGGCCACCGTGTCGACGGTGGGCGACCTGTTCGTGCTGCCGTACGCCGAGGAGATTGGTCTGCGGGTATAGAGGGATGCTGGCATGGACGCGAAAAGCTTGTACCAATAGTTGTCGAGGTGGTCTAGACGGTGTGATTGGGGACCTCATGCCTGTGAATATCTGTAGTAGAAATCCCCTTCGTTCACATGGCGTTTCCTTTCCTCTATCTCTTGTGCCATATGCCGCAATTTGTTGGCTTATTTAcaggtacctagtacctaTGTAA
- the RPC82 gene encoding RNA polymerase III subunit C82 (COG:K~EggNog:ENOG503NZ6S~BUSCO:EOG092610QT), which produces MLVTKHAAELCALLVSDLFGELPSRILAALFTKGRSSIAQLAQYTSLGPRQLRNGLGVLLQHNLLYHYTDPDTRITSYETNPDACYSLVRSGKILEVIDSQYGTAERDLVQTLMQLGYARVADLTHAFSSRAPKANGRANGTHESTSGLIESEDHLNAVLTRLIQAEIVETVRPDSFRNPAEVYREIETELTKTGPGEKATKSKGEQHTAIIDRFRTFRDQGKMLKRQLDQSNGPVTKKRKLQNGASHVDDPFDEVAQLNPNIIVRVNHEKCLVQLRNQRLAEFAADTVGEVTGQIYRALLELLTAQLPRCQPDPLIGDQSGGQQQVAVTSVQILEHLDESVNVQSGIGKAPKDKIDFQSAEKIKATPLDYESDSEDDSDERPAARPRAPRPLSNGHGGDFDASDDDDGFPAQSNHQTQRPNGERQTKVKFEDDGTSKDSRLDQMRQHLLLLAEGKHRFVRHCGTHGRGQWTVDFGQLMESLREVELDAFIEQSFGRHGLRLTRILREKGKLDEKMLPTAALMKKSDVQGKMLAMQMAGLVDVQEVPKDNSRLANRTMFFWFFDGERTQSQLLDDVYKAMLRCLQTLQVEQYKKREVLSFVERKDVKGKEEEVMGAEHYNTYNQHLEDQEKLIAQVMRLDDMVAVFRDY; this is translated from the exons ATGCTTGTA ACAAAACACGCAGCCGAGCTTTGTGCTCTCCTAGTTAGCGATCTCTTTGGCGAGCTTCCATCA CGAATTCTCGCTGCCCTCTTTACCAAAGGGCGATCAAGCATCGCGCAGCTAGCCCAGTATACGTCTCTCGGCCCACGACAGTTGCGAaatggcctcggcgtcctaTTACAACACAATCTCCTCTACCACTACACAGATCCCGATACCAGAATCACCAGCTACGAAACAAACCCCGATGCCTGCTACAGCCTCGTCCGGTCAGGCAAGATCCTCGAGGTCATCGACAGCCAATATGGAACCGCCGAACGCGACCTCGTCCAGACGCTGATGCAGCTGGGTTATGCCCGTGTCGCAGATCTGACTCATGCCTTCTCATCGCGGGCTCCAAAGGCCAATGGGCGCGCCAACGGGACGCACGAATCAACATCCGGGCTGATTGAATCTGAAGATCACCTCAACGCTGTCCTGACCCGCCTCATTCAGGCCGAGATTGTCGAGACTGTACGGCCCGACAGCTTTCGAAATCCGGCGGAGGTGTATCGCGAGATTGAGACGGAGCTCACCAAAACCGGTCCTGGAGAAAAGGCTACCAAGAGCAAGGGCGAACAACACACAGCCATCATCGACCGATTCAGGACCTTCCGCGATCAGGGCAAAATGTTGAAGCGGCAGCTCGATCAGTCTAATGGCCCAGTCACCAAGAAGAGGAAGCTCCAGAACGGCGCAagccacgtcgacgacccttttgacgaggtcgcccaACTCAAC CCCAATATCATAGTTCGTGTCAATCACGAGAAGTGCCTGGTCCAGCTTCGCAACCAGCGATTGGCGGAATTTGCCGCGGAcaccgtcggcgaggtcacTGGCCAGATATACCGTGCCTTGTTGGAACTGTTGACAGCGCAGCTGCCGAGGTGTCAGCCGGACCCTCTGATCGGCGACCAGTCAGGTGGTCAACAGCAAGTAGCGGTGACGTCGGTCCAAATATTGGAGCATCTCGATGAGAGTGTCAACGTGCAGAGCGGCATAGGCAAGGCACCCAAGGATAAGATCGACTTTCAAAGCGCCGAGAAGATCAAGGCTACGCCGCTCGACTACGAGAGTGATTCTGAGGATGACTCGGATGAGAGACCAGCGGCCCGCCCAAGGGCCCCGCGACCCCTTTCCAATGGCCATGGAGGTGATTTCGACGCAtcggacgatgacgatggatTTCCTGCACAGAGCAATCACCAAACGCAGCGGCCCAATGGCGAACGGCAAACGAAAGTCAAGTTTGAGGACGATGGGACGTCGAAGGATAGTCGACTTGACCAGATGAGACAACACCTGTTGCTCCTCGCGGAAGGAAAGCATCGGTTCGTTCGACACTGTGGCACTCATGGGAGAGGCCAGTGGACAGTTGACTTTGGCCAGCTCATGGAGAGTCTCCGCGAGGTAGAGCTCGACGCATTCATTGAGCAATCGTTCGGCCGCCATGGTCTGCGCCTGACACGAATCCTGAGAGAGAAGGGCAAGCTTGACGAAAAGATGTTGCCCACGGCTGCACTAATGAAGAAGTCGGATGTGCAGGGAAAGATGCTGGCAATGCAAATGGCAGGACTTGTCGACGTGCAAGAGGTGCCAAAGGACAACAGCCGGCTGGCGAACCGAACCATGTTCTTCTGGTTCTTTGATGGTGAGCGCACGCAGTCCCAGCTTTTGGACGATGTCTACAAGGCCATGTTGCGCTGCTTGCAGACGCTCCAGGTGGAGCAGTACAAGAAAAGGGAGGTATTGTCCTTTGTAGAGCGCAAGgacgtcaagggcaaggaggaggaggtgatGGGGGCGGAGCACTACAACACGTACAACCAGCACCTGGAGGACCAAGAGAAACTCATCGCACAGGTCATGAGGCTAGACGACATGGTGGCAGTCTTTCGGGATTATTGA
- the PBP1 gene encoding poly(A)-binding protein binding protein, variant 2 (EggNog:ENOG503NVG9~COG:A), with the protein MDFVGGGAGGDNEEDKYSGVRRQEFPPLSAGGRENRYTPPAKRAPTGQTTVKGAPVDPAIISSQIKAQPKKQSPAPEQPREPTPAGKNGVSPTPEAQKTAQPKVSDDRSADAKPTSGARESKTPEAKSTEKAGDKGAASGPSSAAASTRNVPAQAKEGTPSATSTVERDVLNSFKSFATQQRLNAEKVRSSKARADKEVKLTELKKFASSFKLSTPVPSDLVSIIAKDPAKQKEIQAKAMKNAEEMKKTKSDVGSKDNKGQTAPKDAQPRSAEPATVTPSTDRPARAPGAPQAAGAAATNNRHAGPRQQYPQQSYHAQAYRNTRGGPPHVMPQQQTGNLAQRLRHMEQQRYSQPVPPNPHQVGPDVRAPPTGPANNTDAGFNRRLSGAPAHMGAKLNPNSHEFRPSPFAASFNPNSHPSAGSSPRTSVNHVSDSPASATAQAGQLIRRKTKAVDVGKCYILSHIKTLTPPQGRNWDDNGGLRPSYDTLPTWRQLQDDEKSDSTMHLTYKEYFERQPFSNAAMSTPNPPHVVPQLAHQHQLPFHLQHGAHNMGPRQSPHMPPMQMHTPQQGPVPHPPFGGDDHRMMHSNSAQSFASPRMGQLPVAYPAQVTYGQTMFMGPNTPQMGQYRNFSANPHYVPQQGQMGGPMMMQPQFIPGPQGMVAAPQMMYHGGHPQFMPPSGPPQPIPGANGYPSPGRPAAPVMMHQGSQQGQPMYGMSPNVQYNQPAYGPGQPTGPSQ; encoded by the exons ATGGATTTTGTTGGTGGAGGTGCAGGGGGCGACAATGAGGAAGACAA ATACAGTGGCGTTCGCCGACAAGAATTCCCCCCTCTGTCGGCTGGCGGTCGCGAGAACCGATACACGCCTCCGGCGAAGAGAGCTCCGACCGGCCAGACCACAGTTAAGGGTGCGCCTGTTGACCCAGCTATTATCTCGTCGCAGATCAAGGCCCAACCCAAGAAGCAGTCACCAGCACCAGAGCAGCCTCGTGAGCCGACTCCTGCTGGGAAGAATGGCGTCTCGCCTACCCCAGAGGCCCAAAAGACTGCACAGCCAAAGGTTTCCGATGACAGATCGGCGGACGCAAAGCCGACGTCTGGTGCTCGTGAGTCCAAGACGCCAGAGGCAAAGTCCACCGAAAAGGCGGGCGACAAAGGCGCCGCATCTGGTCCCTCATCTGCGGCGGCCTCCACTCGCAACGTGCCTGCGCAAGCCAAGGAGGGTACACCAAGCGCTACGTCTACTGTGGAGCGTGATGTTCTCAACTCTTTCAAGTCGTTTGCCACTCAGCAACGGCTCAATGCCGAAAAAGttcgcagcagcaaggcacGTGCGGACAAGGAGGTCAAGTTGACAGAGCTCAAGAAGTTCGCAAGTAGCTTTAAGCTCTCGACCCCTGTCCCTTCCGATCTTGTCTCAATCATCGCCAAAGATCCCGCGAAGCAGAAGGAGATACAGGCAAAGGCCATGAAGAACGCCGAGGAGATGAAGAAAACCAAGTCCGACGTGGGCAGTAAGGACAACAAGGGACAGACTGCGCCGAAGGACGCGCAGCCTAGATCTGCGGAACCCGCGACAGTCACTCCGTCCACCGACAGGCCTGCTCGCGCGCCTGGCGCCCCTCAGGCAGCCGGAGCGGCAGCCACGAATAACAGACATGCCGGACCTCGCCAGCAATACCCTCAGCAGTCTTACCACGCGCAGGCTTACAGGAACACCCGTGGCGGTCCGCCCCACGTTatgccgcagcagcaaacCGGCAATCTGGCTCAGCGACTGCGTCACATGGAACAGCAGAGATACTCCCAGCCCGTCCCGCCTAACCCCCACCAAGTCGGCCCCGATGTTCGCGCACCACCCACTGGCCCGGCGAACAACACCGATGCTGGCTTCAACCGCAGGCTTAGCGGAGCCCCGGCTCACATGGGAGCCAAGCTCAACCCCAACAGCCACGAATTCAGGCCCAGCCCGTTCGCGGCTTCCTTCAACCCAAACAGTCACCCAAGCGCCGGCTCGAGCCCACGAACAAGTGTGAACCATGTTTCCGACAGCCCTGCCTCTGCCACGGCCCAGGCGGGGCAACTGATCCGACGAAAGACGAAGGCTGTGGATGTCGGGAAATGCTACATCCTGTCCCACATCAAGACGTTGACCCCCCCTCAGGGACGCAACTgggacgacaacggcggcctCCGTCCGTCCTACGACACGCTACCCACCTGGCGACAGCTTCAGGACGACGAGAAATCGGACTCGACCATGCACCTTACGTACAAGGAATATTTCGAGCGCCAGCCATTCTCCAATGCGGCCATGAGCACGCCCAACCCGCCGCATGTTGTTCCTCAGCTGGCTCATCAGCACCAGCTTCCTTTTCATCTGCAGCACGGTGCTCACAACATGGGTCCTCGTCAATCGCCGCACATGCCCCCCATGCAGATGCACACTCCCCAGCAAGGCCCCGTGCCTCACCCTCccttcggcggcgatgatcACCGTATGATGCACTCCAACTCTGCCCAGTCCTTTGCTTCCCCACGCATGGGACAGCTGCCCGTCGCGTACCCGGCACAGGTCACGTACGGACAGACCATGTTTATGGGGCCGAACACACCTCAGATGGGACAGTACCGGAACTTTTCGGCCAACCCACACTACGTGCCTCAGCAGGGACAGATGGGCGGACCCATGATGATGCAGCCTCAGTTCATTCCTGGACCGCAGGGCATGGTGGCTGCTCCTCAGATGATGTATCACGGTGGACACCCGCAGTTCATGCCACCGTCGGGACCTCCCCAGCCGATCCCCGGCGCCAACGGCTATCCAAGTCCAGGGCGACCGGCGGCCCCGGTCATGATGCACCAGGGGTCACAGCAGGGTCAGCCAATGTACGGAATGAGCCCAAACGTACAGTATAACCAGCCAGCGTACGGACCGGGCCAGCCGACCGGACCGAGCCAGTAA
- a CDS encoding DNA-directed RNA polymerase (EggNog:ENOG503P28H~COG:O~SECRETED:SignalP(1-17~SECRETED:cutsite=ASA-HM~SECRETED:prob=0.8623)~CAZy:AA11), whose amino-acid sequence MKSFAILAASLLGLASAHMEMKNPPPLRSQFNKFTTSVDYDMKNPLSAGGSNYPCKGYHTLLNTPQGQTVADWTPGQSYSMTITGGAAHNGGSCQASLSFDGGKSFKVIHSYIGHCPVVGDSSFPFTVPSDTPAGKALFAWTWFNQVGNREMYMNCASVNIVGGAKRIRGSSEARADPIGNRPNAFVANVGNGCTTAEGRDTKFPNPGPDVTQTSDQTPVAPVGNCK is encoded by the coding sequence ATGAAGTCCTTTGCGATCCTCGCTGCCTCCCTCCTGGGCCTGGCATCCGCCCACATGGAGATGAAGAACCCCCCGCCTCTGCGGTCCCAGTTCAACAAGTTCACCACGAGCGTCGACTACGACATGAAGAACCCGCTGAGCGCCGGCGGTAGCAACTACCCTTGCAAGGGCTACCACACGCTCCTCAACACGCCCCAGGGCCAGACCGTGGCCGACTGGACGCCCGGTCAGTCGTACAGCATGACcatcaccggcggcgcggcccatAACGGCGGCTCCTGCCAGGCCTCGCTCTCCTTTGACGGCGGCAAGTCGTTCAAGGTCATCCACTCGTACATCGGCCActgccccgtcgtcggcgactcGAGCTTCCCGTTTACGGTTCCCAGCGACACCCCCGCGGGCAAGGCTCTCTTCGCGTGGACGTGGTTCAACCAGGTCGGCAACCGCGAGATGTACATGAACTGCGCCTCCGTCaacatcgtcggcggcgccaagagGATCCGTGGCTCCTCggaggcccgcgccgaccCCATCGGCAACCGCCCCAACGCcttcgtcgccaacgtcggcAACGGCtgcaccaccgccgagggccgTGACACCAAGTTCCCCAACCCCGGCCCGGACGTCACCCAGACCTCGGACCAGACGCCCGTTGCGCCCGTCGGAAACTGCAAATAG